The DNA region AGCTGAGtagagctttatttttattttattggtttgtaCATTGGTCTTTCTGGCTTCCAGGAGCACTGGTCTTGAGAAATCCAATAAAGACAGCAGCTATAACATTGGTAGTCCCTCAAGAGCCATGTAACATGTAGGAGAAGTTTTATATAGTTGTCATTTCTTGTTTTAATATTCTGtcctaaaatgtattttgttttaaatttaggGTCCTGGGCAGGACTTGAGTATTCCCAGTCATTTCCAGGAGGTAAATTATATCCTTTAcctgtcctttctccttctctcttgggGACTCAGGCAAAGTTAGCTAACTTTGACTgatgaagcagaggaagggaggtagTTGTGAAAGGACTGAGATCTGGTCCATTGGCTCCATCTTCTGTTACTCTTGTGGCCATGgccatatttgtatttttcagtGATGTTCCTATTAACTTAAGGTGCTTAGGTTCAACCTCATCCTCACCAATTAGCATTACCCAGAGATTCTGGCTTCCCTTCCCTTATGACTTAACTTGAACGAGATCTGCACAAGGGCATCTTCTGGATGAGGAGACTCACATAGAATGATGCAAATGgtaggtgtggtgacacactcATTACAGNNNNNNNNNNNNNNNNNNNNNNNNNNNNNNNNNNNNNNNNNNNNNNNNNNNNNNNNNNNNNNNNNNNNNNNNNNNNNNNNNNNNNNNNNNNNNNNNNNNNNNNNNNNNNNNNNNNNNNNNNNNNNNNNNNNNNNNNNNNNNNNNNNNNNNNNNNNNNNNNNNNNNNNNNNNNNNNNNNNNNNNNNNNNNNNNNNNNNNNNNNNNNNNNNNNNNNNNNNNNNNNNNNNNNNNNNNNNNNNNNNNNNNNNNNNNNNNNNNNNNNNNNNNNNNNNNNNNNNNNNNNNNNNNNNNNNNNNNNNNNNNNNNNNNNNNNNNNNNNNNNNNNNNNNNNNNNNNNNNNNNNNNNNNNNNNNNNNNNNNNNNNNNNNNNNNNNNNNNNNNNNNNNNNNNNNNNNNNNNNNNNNNNNNNNNNNNNNNNNNNNNNNNNNNNNNNNNNNNNNNNNNNNNNNNNNNNNNNNNNNNNNNNNNNNNNNNNNNNNNNNNNNNNNNNNNNNNNNNNNNNNNNNNNNNNNNNNNNNNNNNNNNNNNNNNNNNNNNNNNNNNNNNNNNNNNNNNNNNNNNNNNNNNNNNNNNNNNNNNNNNNNNNNNNNNNNNNNNNNNNNNNNNNNNNNNNNNNNNNNNNNNNNNNNNNNNNNNNNNNNNNNNNNNNNNNNNNNNNNNNNNNNNNNNNNNNNNNNNNNNNNNNNNNNNNNNNNNNNNNNNNNNNNNNNNNNNNNNNNNNNNNNNNNNNNNNNNNNNNNNNNNNNNNNNNNNNNNNNNNNNNNNNNNNNNNNNNNNNNNNNNNNNNNNNNNNNNNNNNNNNNNNNNNNNNNNNNNNNNNNNNNNNNNNNNNNNNNNNNNNNNNNNNNNNNNNNNNNNNNNNNNNNNNNNNNNNNNNNNNNNNNNNNNNNNNNNNNNNNNNNNNNNNNNNNNNNNNNNNNNNNNNNNNNNNNNNNNNNNNNNNNNNNNNNNNNNNNNNNNNNNNNNNNNNNNNNNNNNNNNNNNNNNNNNNNNNNNNNNNNNNNNNNNNNNNNNNNNNNNNNNNNNNNNNNNNNNNNNNNNNNNNNNNNNNNNNNNNNNNNNNNNNNNNNNNNNNNNNNNNNNNNNNNNNNNNNNNNNNNNNNNNNNNNNNNNNNNNNNNNNNNNNNNNNNNNNNNNNNNNNNNNNNNNNNNNNNNNNNNNNNNNNNNNNNNNNNNNNNNNNNNNNNNNNNNNNNNNNNNNNNNNNNNNNNNNNNNNNNNNNNNNNNNNNNNNNNNNNNNNNNNNNNNNNNNNNNNNNNNNNNNNNNNNNNNNNNNNNNNNNNNNNNNNNNNNNNNNNNNNNNNNNNNNNNNNNNNNNNNNNNNNNNNNNNNNNNNNNNNNNNNNNNNNNNNNNNNNNNNNNNNNNNNNNNNNNNNNNNNNNNNNNNNNNNNNNNNNNNNNNNNNNNNNNNNTTACCCAAGAAGCACTTTGCCAACTCAGCTGTCCCCAATGCCTCTGGCCTAATTCTAGACACTCCTGGTCATACACATGACCCCGCCTGTCAGGGGGCCTTAGATATTCTTCCCATTCCCACAAAGTTCCAGCAAGCATCTCAGCAGCTCTTCCCTGCCACAGGGGAGTTCGCTGTGTGTGAGACATGCAGACTTGGCCGGGGGAAATGCAGGAGGACATGCCTGGTTAGTGAGAAGATTGCAGGCAAGTGCAAGCTGAACTTCTTCTGCTGTCGGGAGAGGATCTGAACCCAAGGACCAACAACAGCCTTTGGGCCTTAGAAGTCGGGCTGAATGGATGATCAAGGAGAGGACATCTGTGGCTTCATGAGGCCACAGTCAGCACTGTTCAGGCTCATCTCACCTCAGTCTGTTTCTGTGCTTCATTCTAATTTTAAGATGaccaaaatcaaaacagcaatgcacaCCTTCTACACAAGCAGACACGACTGCACACCTCCAGAACACTCGTAACTTATAAATCTTCTTTCCAGAATTTTCTCATAGGGCTCAGGGTCACCTGAGAGTGTAATGATCATTCTTATTTACATTTGATCCAGGTATTTGATTTATATTGCTGCCTGTGGTGGAGCAAAGCTGGGAAACAAGGGGCAGTGTATATATCActacctccttctgcttctctcgCTAACATACTAATTATTATGGGATTAACAGACAAACGAAAGTGCCATGCTTCTCCATGTTGACAGCTTTGTAGTtctataaaatacaagaaaaaatcATTCACTTGATTCTTGATCAGGTAATGTATTATTATCCACAGATTATAATAATtatgatgtattttttaaaacaagcctCATTTACTCTGTTAATTCCTGGGGTCCTAAGTCTGATTTTCCTTGCCTACAGGAGGAAATGATTAAAGATTAGTTAAAATGTTCATTTGCATAGAATATCTACGGATAAAAATCTGTAACTTTCGCCTtgtgaaataaaatttgtaacttcaaaaactaaaagtcgggctggagagatggctcagtggttaagagcaccaactgctcttccagaggtcctgagttcaaatcccagcaaccacttggtggctcacaaccatccataatgtgatctgatgccctcttctggagtatctgaagacaactatagtgtacttagatataataaataaataaataaataaataaataaataaataaataaatcttttttaaaaatccaaaaaaataaaagtcaggctagagagatggctcagtggttaagagcacggactgctcttccagaggtcatgagttcaaatcccagcaaccacatggtggctcacaaccatctacaatgggatccgatgccctcttctgggtgtgtctgaaaacagcaacagtatactcatatacataaagtaaataaataaatctttaaaaaatatatatgtaaaagtcAAAGCCAACAGCCATAGGGCTCACACTTGATTAGTTTTGGGGGAATACATGAATCTGAGCAGTATTCTCCCCAGCGTTATCTAGTACCTTGGATCTTCTCTTACTCTTTGCCTTCTAACTATGAAACATCGGCACTGGTCTATTCAACTCCCACTCACCATGGTTCCTGACGTTCAGCTGAGTTTAGTCAAAATAGCAGATAGCAATAGAAACAGGGATATTTCCCCACCAGAGACTGCTTTTCTCTCAGCTCTCACCTGGCTCTCCCATGGCAGGGGTAGCTTCTTACAGGCAGAGCCTAGGGTACTGGATAGAGGGCAACAAGATGTGTGTTTTCTATGGGTCACAAAAATATTACAAGGGTTCAATGAGTCAAAGGCGTCCTTCAGGGAAAACAGCTAAGGATGTGGTCTGTTAGGAAAGAACACAGCATAAAGGGGCTTTAGTATAAAGTTGAGGGAGTGAGATGAACTCATAAAAAGACAATTACAAGACTTTTGACCGCTTGGGAAACTGCTCACTGCTTTGGAGAGCACCGCAGCCTTATGAGAACAGCAAATGCTTCTCTACAAAACACAAAGACCTTAAAATAGGATTGCTGTTTATGCTGCTGTATAAGAACACAGTGAAGTTCGCAGCTTAGGACTGCACATGCTATCTCAACCTATCAAAGGTCAGAAGTCTGGGTCTGATGAAGATGGTCCCTCTGCTCAGAGTTTCACAAGACTGACAATAAAGCATCCACTCGAGCTGCAATGCCACCAGAGGCAAAAGGTCTTCCAAAGGTGTGCAGTCAGGGGCCAACCTCAGCAGTTCTAGCAAGGACAGACCACTTAGCATCCCCTGCTCACAGCTGCCCTTGTCCAGGGCAATCTCATCCTTCAAGACAAGCAAGAGAACCCCTCACTAGAACTCCCCAAACTTACTCATACATCAAAAATGACCTGAAGAAGTGAGGCTGTGGCTCCAATTTACAATTGAAAGTAAGCTGGTGTTACCATCAAAGAATTGGGTAGGAATTGCAACATTAGTAGTAATCTCAAAGGCAATTgcttataacatatatatatacatatacatatatatatatacacacaaatatatggcAAATGACAAGACTAATATAAGTTCTACTTTACTGATTATTACATTAAGAGAAAATTAATTAGTCATCCCAAATAAAGATTAGTGGAATGTGGTTCTAAAAGAT from Mastomys coucha isolate ucsf_1 unplaced genomic scaffold, UCSF_Mcou_1 pScaffold22, whole genome shotgun sequence includes:
- the LOC116104748 gene encoding beta-defensin 12, which encodes MAQLKPRFCVLKNLPSNREMFYFGFALFFIVVELPSGSWAGLEYSQSFPGGEFAVCETCRLGRGKCRRTCLVSEKIAGKCKLNFFCCRERI